A genomic region of Micromonospora sp. NBRC 110009 contains the following coding sequences:
- the rpsI gene encoding 30S ribosomal protein S9, with protein sequence MTDITATEVAPEATEAPAPVARAPRGDRPIQTVGRRKEAIVRVRIVPGSGKITCNGRDLEAYFPSKVHQQLIKDPLVTAEKAEAFDVIANLRGGGTTGQAGALRLAIARALIVSEPDDRPALKKAGFLTRDARVKESKKYGLKKARKAPQYSKR encoded by the coding sequence ATGACCGACATCACCGCCACCGAGGTTGCCCCCGAGGCCACCGAGGCGCCGGCGCCCGTCGCCCGCGCGCCTCGTGGCGACCGCCCGATCCAGACCGTGGGTCGGCGCAAGGAGGCCATCGTCCGGGTTCGCATCGTCCCCGGCAGCGGCAAGATCACCTGCAACGGCCGCGACCTCGAGGCCTACTTCCCGAGCAAGGTGCACCAGCAGCTCATCAAGGACCCGCTGGTCACCGCCGAGAAGGCCGAGGCCTTCGACGTGATCGCCAACCTGCGGGGCGGCGGCACCACCGGCCAGGCCGGCGCGCTGCGCCTCGCCATCGCCCGGGCGCTGATCGTCAGCGAGCCGGACGACCGCCCGGCCCTGAAGAAGGCCGGCTTCCTGACCCGTGACGCCCGGGTCAAGGAGAGCAAGAAGTACGGCCTCAAGAAGGCCCGTAAGGCTCCTCAGTACTCGAAGCGCTGA
- the glmM gene encoding phosphoglucosamine mutase, which translates to MGRLFGTDGVRGRANADLTPELALAVAVAAAHTLAESDKSHPPLAVVGRDTRASGEMLEAAVVAGLTSAGANVVRVGVLPTPAVAFLTAEAKADLGVMLSASHNPMPDNGIKLFAAGGHKLPDEIEMRIEAAVEANATTAWERPIGAGVGRVHDLLDGADHYVQHLVGTVPHRLDGIKVVVDCANGAAAEVAPVAYREAGAEVIAICAEPDGLNINDDCGSNHLDALRAAVVEHGAHLGIAHDGDADRCVAVSADGEEVDGDQVMAILALAMRESGELTRDTLVATVMSNLGLRLAMSAAGIRLVETKVGDRYVLEELRASGLALGGEQSGHIVMPAYATTGDGVLTGLHLMSRLAATGKSLAELASVVTKLPQVLINVPVGDRTVGAAAPAVRAEVERAEAELGETGRVLLRPSGTEPLVRVMVEAATEATAQSVAERIAEQVRSASPVA; encoded by the coding sequence ATGGGTCGGTTGTTCGGCACGGACGGCGTACGCGGGCGGGCGAACGCGGATCTCACCCCGGAGTTGGCGCTCGCGGTGGCGGTCGCCGCCGCGCACACGCTGGCCGAGTCGGACAAGAGCCATCCGCCGCTCGCCGTGGTCGGCCGGGACACCCGGGCCAGCGGCGAGATGCTGGAGGCCGCCGTGGTGGCCGGGCTGACCAGCGCCGGCGCCAACGTCGTGCGGGTCGGCGTGCTGCCCACCCCGGCGGTGGCGTTCCTGACCGCCGAGGCCAAGGCCGACCTGGGCGTGATGCTCTCCGCCTCGCACAACCCGATGCCGGACAACGGCATCAAGCTCTTCGCCGCCGGCGGGCACAAGCTGCCGGACGAGATCGAGATGCGGATCGAGGCGGCCGTCGAGGCGAACGCCACCACCGCCTGGGAACGCCCGATCGGCGCCGGCGTCGGCCGGGTGCACGACCTGCTCGACGGCGCCGACCACTACGTCCAGCACCTGGTCGGCACCGTGCCGCACCGGCTGGACGGGATCAAGGTCGTGGTCGACTGCGCCAACGGCGCGGCCGCCGAGGTCGCCCCGGTCGCGTACCGGGAGGCCGGCGCCGAGGTGATCGCGATCTGCGCCGAGCCGGACGGCCTCAACATCAACGACGACTGCGGCTCCAACCACCTCGACGCGCTGCGCGCGGCCGTGGTTGAGCACGGCGCCCACCTCGGCATCGCCCACGACGGGGACGCCGACCGCTGCGTGGCGGTCAGCGCCGACGGCGAGGAGGTCGACGGCGACCAGGTGATGGCGATCCTGGCCCTGGCCATGCGGGAGTCCGGCGAGCTGACCCGGGACACCCTGGTCGCCACCGTGATGAGCAACCTCGGCCTGCGGCTGGCCATGTCCGCGGCGGGCATCCGGCTGGTCGAGACCAAGGTCGGCGACCGGTACGTGCTGGAGGAGCTGCGCGCCTCCGGCCTGGCGCTCGGCGGCGAGCAGAGCGGCCACATCGTGATGCCCGCCTACGCCACCACCGGCGACGGGGTGCTCACCGGGCTGCACCTGATGTCCCGGCTGGCTGCCACCGGCAAGTCCCTCGCCGAGCTGGCCTCGGTGGTCACCAAGCTGCCCCAGGTGCTGATCAACGTGCCGGTGGGCGACCGCACCGTGGGTGCCGCCGCGCCGGCCGTCCGCGCCGAGGTGGAGCGGGCCGAGGCCGAGCTGGGCGAGACCGGCCGCGTGCTGCTCCGCCCGTCGGGCACCGAGCCGCTGGTACGCGTCATGGTCGAGGCCGCCACCGAGGCCACCGCCCAGTCGGTGGCCGAGCGCATCGCCGAGCAGGTCCGCAGCGCCAGCCCGGTCGCCTGA
- a CDS encoding ABC transporter ATP-binding protein has translation MGESTAGSRVEIAGLVKRFGAGAERITAVDGVALEITAGSVVALTGPSGSGKSTLLHLIGAIEQADDGTVTVDGVDVTGLRRAALARYRQRVGFVFQRYHLLPALTVLDNVIAPVLPRRGRADQVDRARELLDAVGLAGRERALPAQLSGGQQQRVAIARALMGSPGLLLADEPTGNLDSATGVQILDLLLGLRDRHGMTILLATHERAVAARCDRLIRLGDGRVVEDVDLTDGEDPSTTYARASTLRL, from the coding sequence ATGGGCGAGAGCACCGCCGGTAGCCGCGTCGAGATCGCGGGCCTGGTGAAACGGTTCGGGGCCGGCGCGGAGCGGATCACTGCGGTCGACGGGGTCGCGCTGGAGATCACCGCCGGCTCGGTGGTGGCGCTGACCGGGCCGAGCGGCTCGGGCAAGTCGACGCTGCTGCACCTGATCGGCGCGATCGAGCAGGCCGACGACGGCACCGTGACGGTCGACGGGGTGGACGTGACCGGCCTGCGCCGGGCCGCGCTCGCCCGCTACCGGCAGCGCGTCGGGTTCGTCTTCCAGCGCTACCACCTGCTGCCCGCGCTCACCGTGCTGGACAACGTGATCGCGCCGGTGCTGCCGCGCCGGGGCCGCGCCGATCAGGTGGACCGGGCCCGGGAGCTGCTCGACGCCGTCGGCCTGGCCGGCCGGGAACGGGCGCTGCCCGCGCAGCTGTCCGGCGGCCAGCAGCAGCGGGTGGCGATCGCCCGGGCGCTGATGGGCTCGCCCGGCCTGCTGCTCGCCGACGAGCCCACCGGCAACCTGGACTCGGCCACCGGCGTCCAGATCCTCGACCTGCTGCTCGGCCTCCGCGACCGGCACGGGATGACGATCCTGCTGGCCACCCACGAGCGGGCCGTCGCCGCCCGCTGCGACCGGCTGATCCGGCTCGGCGACGGCCGGGTGGTGGAGGACGTCGACCTCACCGACGGCGAGGACCCGTCCACCACGTACGCCCGGGCCAGCACACTGCGCCTCTGA